In Nocardioides daphniae, the DNA window GCTGCACCACCCGACCAAGGCCGACGCCCCGTCCGGCACGGCGCGCCGCACTGCCGAGCTGGTCGCCGAGGCCCGCCGCGCCCCGGCTCCGCGCCGATGCCCGACGCCACCAGCACGGCCCTCGACGGGGCGCGCGGTGCCGACGTCGACGGCGTCCCGGTCCACTCCGTGCGGGTCCGCGGCCTGGTCGCCCACCAAGAGGTCATCCTCGGTGAGCTGGGGGAGACCCTCACGATCCGCCACGACTCCCTCGACCGCGCCGGCTTCGGCCCGGGCGTCCTGGCCGGACTGCGCGGCATCGAGACCCACCCCGGCCTCACCATCGGCCTCGAGCACTTCCTCGACCTGCCGGGCTGAGTCCCTGCCGCTCGGCTCAGGCCAGGCGTACGAGGGCGGCGGTGACCGCCGCCCCGAAGACCACCACCAGGAACGGCGCCCGGAGCACCAGCGCCACCACGGCGAAGCCTAGGCCGGCCACCCTGGCGTCCACGGCCAGAGCGGTGCCGGACGTGAAGACCTGGACCGCGATCAGCGCGGCGAGCAGGGCAACCGGGATCAGGTCGGCCACGCGGCGTACGAGCGGGTGGTCGAGCACGGCCGACGGCAGGGACATGCCTGCCAGCTTGAGCAGGTAGCAGGCCAGTCCGCCGACCACCAGGGCAGCCCAGGTCATCGCTCTCCACCCGTCTCGTCGGCGGGTCGCAGCAGGCCCGCCAGCAGGGCGACGCCTCCCGCAGCCAGCACGGGGACGCCTGCGGCGGTGAAGGGCGCCAGTGCCAGTGCGACGCCGGCGGCGAGCAGCCCGACGGCCCGGTTGCCGCCTGAGGTGAGGCGCGGCCACAGCAGGGCCAGGAAGGCCGCGCCCACGGCTGCGTCGAGGCCGTAGGTGCGCGGGTCGCCGATCGCGTTGCCGGCCACCGCGCCGACGAGCGTGGCCAGGTTCCACAGCAGGAAGACCGACCCGCCCGTGTGCCAGAAGCCCACCCGCGCCTCGTCGGTCGTCCTCCGGTCACCGACATCGCCGACGACTCGTCGATCACGAGGTGGGAGCCCAGCCAGTGCTGCGCCCCCCGCAGCTTGAGCAGAGGGGCGAGCTTCAGGCCGTAGAGGGTGTTGCGGGTGCCGAGCAGGGCCGCGGTCATGGCCCCCGACCAGGGGCTGGCGCCGGCGGCGATGACCCCGACGAAGGCGAACTGCGAGGCGCCGGTGAACATCACCAGCGAGAGCACGCAGGTCTGCAGGACCGACAGCCCGGCCGAGACGGAGATCGCGCCGAACGAGACGCCGTACACGCCGGTCGCGATCCCGACGCCCCACGAGTCGCGCACGAGGGCGCTGCGCCGGGGCGGGCTGCCGGGAGGGGAGTCAGGCGTCTGCACCCCGCCGAGCCTACTGGTCGCCCCGGGTGCCCTCGGCGCCGCAGGTCAGTGGCGACGGCGTACGCGCAGGGTGGCTGCGCGCTCGTGGTGGCTCTCGTGCGCGGTGAGCCAGGCGAGCCCGGCCCCGACCAGGAGGCCGCCTGTGAGGCCGGCCGAGACCAGGACCGGCACCTGCGGGGAGGCGCCCATCCAGAGGCCGATCGAGACGCAGACGGCGAGCACGATGCCCGCGATGACGAAACGGTGGAACCTCGGCAAGGGTCCGAACATGACCGCTCCTCCAGTGGTGCTGGCACGTCGACGGTGACGTGCGTCACTACATCCTGCCCGATCGGTCCCGGAAATCAAGCACGGCCACGAGCCGTGCGCCGGTCAGCCGATCGAGGTGTGCAGCCTGACCTGCCGTACGCCCTCGGTGGCGTCCTCGTCGAGGGCGAGCTCGCGGTGCGCGCCGTCGGCGGCCCACCCGGCGTCGGTCAGGAAGGTCCGCAGCGCGTCGTCGCGACTTCCCACCCAGGTCACCGCGGTGGTGAAGCGGTCGGCGACCAGGGTGTCGACCGCTGCCTGCAGCAGCCGGGACCCGTGGCCGGCACCTCGCTGGGCCGGGTCGACGGTCAGGTCGGTCATCTCGCCGACGACCACCTGGTCGCAGTCGGGGTCGGTGGCCGGGCCGGTCAGGACGAAGCCCACCAGCCGGTCGCGCTCCAGGGCCACCAGCACCCGGCGCCGCGCGTCGCCGGGGGAGACCAGGGAGGCGCGCCAGGACGGCTCCAGCGCCCGCGGGTCGTCGGGCAGGCGGTCGGCCGGCAGCACCTCGGACCAGTCGTGGCGCCAGGCTCGGACCTGGACGGCAGCGATGGCCGGGGCGTCCTCGGCCCAGGCCACGCGCACGGAGACGTCGGCGGTGGGAGCGCTCATGCCGCCCATCCTGCCGGGTCGCGGGTCAGTGACCGGTCAGCGGTAGGTGTCGGAGAGGGTCTCGCCGATCTTGTGGGTCGGCTTCGGCAGGCGCATGAACTTCATCTGCATCGCGCGCATCACGGCGTAGTAGGTGGTGCCCTTGTAGGACTCACCGGGGAAGCGCTGGGCGAGCTCGCGTCGCAGGCGCAGCCGCAGCCACACCATGTCCATGACGATGAAGACCATCGAGCCGAGCAGCACGATCTCGCTGACGCCCATCAGGTACTGGTTGCCGGTCCACCCCAGGATGAGGCTGACCACCATGATCGGGATGAGCAGCTCGATGAGCGAGAAGCGCACGTCGACGAAGTCGCGGATGAAGCGGCGCATCGGGCCACGGTCGCGCGT includes these proteins:
- a CDS encoding AzlD domain-containing protein: MTWAALVVGGLACYLLKLAGMSLPSAVLDHPLVRRVADLIPVALLAALIAVQVFTSGTALAVDARVAGLGFAVVALVLRAPFLVVVFGAAVTAALVRLA
- a CDS encoding GNAT family N-acetyltransferase, with translation MSAPTADVSVRVAWAEDAPAIAAVQVRAWRHDWSEVLPADRLPDDPRALEPSWRASLVSPGDARRRVLVALERDRLVGFVLTGPATDPDCDQVVVGEMTDLTVDPAQRGAGHGSRLLQAAVDTLVADRFTTAVTWVGSRDDALRTFLTDAGWAADGAHRELALDEDATEGVRQVRLHTSIG
- a CDS encoding DUF3043 domain-containing protein, with amino-acid sequence MFRRNSPPPSAPETTVAPKADGKGRPTPSRKEAEAAARARARTTRTRKEMAAAQRAARAESSQRMREALKTGDERYLPTRDRGPMRRFIRDFVDVRFSLIELLIPIMVVSLILGWTGNQYLMGVSEIVLLGSMVFIVMDMVWLRLRLRRELAQRFPGESYKGTTYYAVMRAMQMKFMRLPKPTHKIGETLSDTYR